ATCTTGGTAAAGTCTCTGTAGAATGGGGTTAGTAAACTCACCATTGGAGGTGCTTCCGGACAGAGGATCAGCGATTTGATAACTGTTCATAACAGTTAGTATGGCGCTGACGTGTTGAGATTCGCTGGAAGCAATGTTTTGAAAAATAGCTAAGCCATATTTTTCAAAAGCATAGGTATATACGTCATGGGCAAGTTTTTCTTCCTCCCTGGTAAAGAGTAAGGTAGAAAGCTCATTTTCTGAAAGCTGAATGGTTTGCAGAGGAGTTTGCTCCTCTTGGCAGCCACTCAAAGCAAGGACAAGAAATGCGAAGGGAATCACGAGGCGTTTCATAATAGTTGATTTTGATTAACACTTGAAACTCCTAAAATTCTATCTAATGTGCAGTGATCTTTCTCACTTAGTCCTATTCAATAGCTGCTTTCATCCAGCTTCACCTTTCCGCGGTAGGTCCAATAAATTATAATGGTGTAGGACGCGACGAAAGGAAGTCCAAAAGCCGCTAAAACCGCCATCGTCTTTAGTGTGTAACCCGAAGAAGCAGCATTATAAATGTCTAGATTGAAAGATGGATCAAGGTTGGATACCATGAGATTGGGGAAAATTCCCAAAGCAAAAAGCATCACAATCGCCGCAATCATACTGGCTGAGGAAATAAATGCCCAGCCTTCTCTGCCTTTGGAAAGCATTCGAGGGATATTCGCAATCGCCAATACATTCAGGAGTACAATGCTCCAGGCAAAAACAGAAATCAATGTCTGATGATTCTCTACCAGTTCGTGTTTGTTGCCGGGAAGGTCGATCTTCCCGAATGAGAAATTGGCAATCATTTCTGGTTTGAGATATAGTGTCAATCCAGAGAAGATCAGATAGAACACCACAAAAATCCAGTAATTGACTTTAATCCAGCCCTGGATTCGTTTTTGAAGGGCTCCTTCCGTTTTCATATTAAGGTATATGCCTCCATGTAGAGCAAACATGGTCAAAGCAAAAAAGCCGGCCATCAAGGAATAAGGATTCAACAAGTCAAAGAAGTTGCCTTGATATTCCATATCGCCTCCTATCGGGAAACCCATTACCACATTTCCAATGGCTATACCAAAGAGAAGGGTGGCCACTATGGAACCAATTGAAAACCCTTTGTCCCAAAAGCCTCTCCAGCGGGGATTAGCCTCCTTGCTTCGAAATTCGATCGAGACTGCTCGGAAAATCAAGGCGATGAGCAACATCATAAAAGGCAAATAGAAACTGGAGAATGCCGTCGCATAAACATTCGGGAAGGCTGCAAAGAGAGCTCCGCCCGCTGTAATTAGCCAGACCTCATTTCCATCCCAAACCGGCCCAATGGCATTCATTAAAATCCTGCGGTTATGGTCCCCTTTGCTGCGCAAATGAAGAATTCCTACCCCCAAGTCGAATCCATCCAAGATCGCATAGCCGATCAAAAGGACTCCTACCAGAATATACCAGACAACGTTGAAATCCATGATTTAATGAGGTTTGATAATGTCCATTCGTTCGGACTTTTTGTGAAAACCGGCTTCTACTCCACTGGATAGGTGATCGGGGCCGTGTTTAATCTCTCGATCCAAAACATACAACCAGACGAAGAATAAAAGAATGTAGACCAAAATAAACAGGACTAAAGAGATCAATACTTCCGGGCCAGAAATTGATTTGGAGACGCCCTCGCTTGTTCTTAATAATCCTTGAACGATCCAAGGCTGTCGCCCTCGCTCTGCTGAAAGCCAACCGAGTTGATTGGCAATCACTGGCAAGGCAACTGCCGGAATGTAGAGTTTCATGAGCCATGACCAATTGGGAGAAAAAAGTTTTTTCCTCCAAAGCAAAAACAAACTCAAGAGTGTAGCCCCGATAAACACCATACCCAAAGCCACCATCAGGTGATAGCTCTGAAAAACACCATTTACAGCAGGCCAATCTTCTTCAGGAAATTCCTCCAGCCCTTTGACTTCTCCCTCAAAATCTCCGTGCACTAAAAAGCTCAACATTCCCGGTATCGCAATTCCGGTTGTTTTTCGGGTTTCAGGATCAGTCCAACCGATAAGATAAAGTGGGGCGTTGGTTTGGGTTTCATAGAGTCCTTCGAATGCCGCAAGTTTCGCAGGCTGCCACTCGCTGACCACCTTGGCATGTTCATGCCCAACCAAGGGCTGGGCTAAGGAAGCAATGGCTGCCAAGCCCAGGGCAATGGCAAATGACTTTTGGGCAAAATCCACATGCTTCTTTTTGATCAAATAGTAGGCAGAAACGCTCATTACCAAGAAGGCTCCCTGAATCCAAGCTCCCAGGATTACATGGGTAAACCGGACCATCGCGGAAGGATTGAAGACCATTTCCCAGAAGTCTGTGATCACCGCCCTGCGAATCCCGTAATCCACCACGATTTCATAGGCCACTGGAGTCTGCTGCCAGCTGTTGGCTACTACGATCCAAAAGCCCGAAAGCATACTGCCCAGGGCCACCATTATCGTAGCGAATAAATGCATACCGGGCTTGACCCGATTCCAACCAAACAGCAAAATGGCTAAGAAGCCAGACTCCAGAAAAAAGGCAAATATCCCCTCAGCCGCCAAGGGTGAACCGAAAATATCTCCAACGAACCGAGAATAGGTGGACCAATTGGTGCCGAACTCAAACTCCATTACAATACCAGAGGCGACTCCTACTGAAAAGTTGGCCGCGAAAATCTTGATCCAAAATCGGGTGATTTTCTCGTAAATCTTTTTCTTGGTGATCAGGTAAAGCGATTCATAAATCACCAGAAGTAGTCCCAACCCAATACTGAAGGGAGGAAAGATGTAGTGAAACATGATGGTAAATGCGAATTGGATACGCGAGAGTAGTTCTACATCCCAGATCATAATTTGGGTTGGTTTGATTTTCGATAAATGAGAAAACCGCTGCTGATGAAAACCAATCCGAAAATTAGTTTCAATAGCTTGGTGGTACTGAATCCTGCGATTTCTTCCGGGAGGAAGGGGATTTTTGTGAAAATTCGGAAAAGTAACATAAGTCCTAGACCAAGGATAAAAAGTAGTTGAGCTTTGGATTGGATCATTTGTAAAAAGAGTTTGTGAAGAATTATTTTCAAAAGTACTTTACCAAAAAAAGAAAAAGGTGATTCTTGTCACCTTATCAAGTTAATGAAGAGCCATTGGATGAAAAAGGAAATCGAACAGCATTTGGAGGTAAACTTCTCTGAATTTGAAAAGGACCTTCGGGAGGAGATTCTTTCGTGTGCAAAGTTGGAGTTTTTGGAGGCTGATACACTGATGATGGATATCGGTCAGAAAGTGGAAATCATTCCGCTAATCGTTCAAGGTCAAGTAAAAGTCTATCGAGAAGATGAAAATGACCACGAGCTATTCATGTATTACCTAGGACCTGGAGAAGCTTGCGCAATAACCATGATTTGTTCAGCTCGGGATGGTTACTCCAAAATCAAAGCGATTCCAGAGGAGGAGACTATCGTGATAGCAGTTCCAATCGCCAAACTGGACGAGTGGATGCCCAAGTACAAGTCTTGGTATTATTTTGTAATGGATACCTATCAGGATCGCTTCGAAGAACTGCTTAAAGTGGTAGATGGAATTGCATTTCACCAAATGGATGAGCGGCTGTTGGAGTATTTGGAAAAAAATGCGGCGGCGACACAAAGCAACGTGATCCATCGAACTCATCAGCAAATCGCTCAGGAGTTGAACTCGAGTAGGGAAGTGATTACTCGATTATTGAAGAAATTGGAGCAAAGAGGAAGAGTAAAGGTCAACCGAAATCAGATTGAGTTGGTAAATTAAAAAATAGTCAAGGCCTTTAACAGGGCCTTTTTTCTTTCCTCGAAGTTGAAAAGAGTTAAAATCCGTTGAGAGGCCTTTTTTGAAAAATCAGCCAAATTTTGGTTCATCAGGTAAATAATTTGACTTTCCAACAGTGTCAAATCCTTCTTGGTCAAAATAATCCCCGAATCCCCGATAATATCCGGAATTGCCCCGACAGCGGAGCCAATCGGAACACAGCCAGAGGCCATGGCTTCTCCAAGTGCATTTGGGAAACCTTCTGAAGTAGAAAGTTGAAGGTAAAACTGATGGGAATTGTAAAGCTTCAATAGTTCGGAAGGATTCATTTTTCCTAAAACCTTTACGTTCGAATTTGGTGACACATAGTTCGAGTCGCCAACCAAGGTAAATTCCCAATTTGGATGGTCCTTTGCTAATTTTTCAATTAGGTCGTAACCTTTGACCATAGCGCGGGAAGGATTGGAAGTTCCTGTTGCTACCGAGATAAAGCTTAAGGTATTACGCTCTTCTCCTAAGTTTTTCCAGAAATCTGTATCAAATCCATTTGGAATTACTTGGATTGGAGTCCTTAATCCAGGGATTAGATTTAATAAGCCTTGCTTGGGATTGATTTGCGGGTCGAAGCTGTATTCCTGCTTGACTAAAGCCTCGGCCACAGGTAAAATTATTGAGCAATTTTTGAAAGAATAAACCGTCGCTTTTCTCAGCCATTTCTTTCGGAAATTCCCATAGCCGATCTCAGGCATATTGATGCAGTCGGTGCCTCCTGCTTGGATGGTGCATTTTTTTTCAAACGTCTTTGCAAACCAAACCGGCAACAC
Above is a window of Algoriphagus sanaruensis DNA encoding:
- a CDS encoding DUF2202 domain-containing protein; this translates as MKRLVIPFAFLVLALSGCQEEQTPLQTIQLSENELSTLLFTREEEKLAHDVYTYAFEKYGLAIFQNIASSESQHVSAILTVMNSYQIADPLSGSTSNGEFTNPILQRLYQDLIHRVDGSLGEAIQVGLLIEDMDIFDLEKAMSETSNTQIINVYSSLKCGSENHLRSFNNQAIVAGVEYTPEYISQDQYSSIISSARSSCQIPN
- the cydB gene encoding cytochrome d ubiquinol oxidase subunit II codes for the protein MDFNVVWYILVGVLLIGYAILDGFDLGVGILHLRSKGDHNRRILMNAIGPVWDGNEVWLITAGGALFAAFPNVYATAFSSFYLPFMMLLIALIFRAVSIEFRSKEANPRWRGFWDKGFSIGSIVATLLFGIAIGNVVMGFPIGGDMEYQGNFFDLLNPYSLMAGFFALTMFALHGGIYLNMKTEGALQKRIQGWIKVNYWIFVVFYLIFSGLTLYLKPEMIANFSFGKIDLPGNKHELVENHQTLISVFAWSIVLLNVLAIANIPRMLSKGREGWAFISSASMIAAIVMLFALGIFPNLMVSNLDPSFNLDIYNAASSGYTLKTMAVLAAFGLPFVASYTIIIYWTYRGKVKLDESSY
- a CDS encoding cytochrome ubiquinol oxidase subunit I codes for the protein MIWDVELLSRIQFAFTIMFHYIFPPFSIGLGLLLVIYESLYLITKKKIYEKITRFWIKIFAANFSVGVASGIVMEFEFGTNWSTYSRFVGDIFGSPLAAEGIFAFFLESGFLAILLFGWNRVKPGMHLFATIMVALGSMLSGFWIVVANSWQQTPVAYEIVVDYGIRRAVITDFWEMVFNPSAMVRFTHVILGAWIQGAFLVMSVSAYYLIKKKHVDFAQKSFAIALGLAAIASLAQPLVGHEHAKVVSEWQPAKLAAFEGLYETQTNAPLYLIGWTDPETRKTTGIAIPGMLSFLVHGDFEGEVKGLEEFPEEDWPAVNGVFQSYHLMVALGMVFIGATLLSLFLLWRKKLFSPNWSWLMKLYIPAVALPVIANQLGWLSAERGRQPWIVQGLLRTSEGVSKSISGPEVLISLVLFILVYILLFFVWLYVLDREIKHGPDHLSSGVEAGFHKKSERMDIIKPH
- a CDS encoding Crp/Fnr family transcriptional regulator, giving the protein MKKEIEQHLEVNFSEFEKDLREEILSCAKLEFLEADTLMMDIGQKVEIIPLIVQGQVKVYREDENDHELFMYYLGPGEACAITMICSARDGYSKIKAIPEEETIVIAVPIAKLDEWMPKYKSWYYFVMDTYQDRFEELLKVVDGIAFHQMDERLLEYLEKNAAATQSNVIHRTHQQIAQELNSSREVITRLLKKLEQRGRVKVNRNQIELVN
- a CDS encoding glycosyltransferase family 4 protein, giving the protein MIIYTFPVRTTFIDRDLEMISPVAEIKPLEFTQSPIKLPFFFILQFFQLLWFLPRTSQYLCFFGGYHSVLPVWFAKTFEKKCTIQAGGTDCINMPEIGYGNFRKKWLRKATVYSFKNCSIILPVAEALVKQEYSFDPQINPKQGLLNLIPGLRTPIQVIPNGFDTDFWKNLGEERNTLSFISVATGTSNPSRAMVKGYDLIEKLAKDHPNWEFTLVGDSNYVSPNSNVKVLGKMNPSELLKLYNSHQFYLQLSTSEGFPNALGEAMASGCVPIGSAVGAIPDIIGDSGIILTKKDLTLLESQIIYLMNQNLADFSKKASQRILTLFNFEERKKALLKALTIF